Proteins encoded together in one Halothermothrix orenii H 168 window:
- a CDS encoding efflux RND transporter permease subunit, whose amino-acid sequence MKLPDLAIKRPVTTTMIVLLAVLLGFISLTRVNLDLFPDMSFPIAAVITEYEGAGPHEVENMVTKPLEQALASVTNIKTVSSTSGKNQSTVLVEFDWGTDMDKATMNMREKIDLMEDYLPDEASNPLIFKFDPSLMPVMELGVSGEMDLASLKKYIDDNIAPRLERLQGVASVELIGGKERIILVSLDRDKMKNYNVAFTSVVNSLLMENINLSGGSVRRGNRELLVRTTGKFKSLDDIKNILIPTSSGSVPLKDIATVKDTFKKVDSKARMNKEPGVVLLIQKQTDANTVKVSSRIKKELASLKEETNGSLTIIPIMDQADYIERSIGNVGLNAIIGGILAVLILFYFLRNFSSTLIIATAIPVSVITTFLLIYFGGLTLNMMTLGGLALGIGMLVDNAIVVLENIFRYHQAGLGKVKAASRGSTEVGMAITASTLTTIIVFLPIVYVEGIASQLFKELALTVTFSLLASLAVALTLIPMLSSKIIASANNKEVSRFEKFLEKTRDKYRDMLRWCLGNKKKVVLGLVIVFVASLTLIPLIGAEFIPEMDQGQFTITAELPLGTSLDITDKVSARIEEEVLKIPEVKTILASIGTSGQMITSPSPETTSIYVQLKDLSRRERSTSEVMEELREKLVYPGVDIKIEALDYMAAGMGNKPISIMVKGDDLNQLERLVKQIKEQMKTVPGVREIEDSITRGRPELHINVDRVLAARYGLRVSQVATAVKTAVDGRTVTRYEVGGEEFDIRVKLKDDELTTPEELEDLLITSSAGFKVPLKDIASLDIEKGPVEILRDDQVRYASITASLFGVDLGTTMERIQKKISNNVRLPDGYEIEYGGQFKEMMSSFDSLAFAFILAVVLVYMVLAAQFESFLYPLVIMFTVPMSIIGVVLGLFITRNHISVPAIIGVIMLAGIVVNNAIVLVDYINTLRKRGHSLKEAILEAGPVRLRPVLMTASTTILGLLPLALGIGEGTEVQEPMAVVVIGGLAVSTILTLFIVPVLYSVFTVEKEA is encoded by the coding sequence ATGAAATTACCTGATCTGGCAATAAAAAGACCGGTTACAACAACAATGATAGTTTTACTTGCAGTCCTGCTGGGTTTTATCTCCCTGACAAGGGTAAACCTTGATCTTTTTCCCGATATGTCTTTTCCCATTGCTGCAGTTATAACAGAATATGAAGGTGCTGGACCTCATGAGGTAGAGAATATGGTTACTAAACCACTGGAGCAGGCCCTTGCTTCTGTGACCAATATTAAAACTGTATCCTCAACGTCGGGTAAGAACCAGTCAACAGTTTTAGTGGAGTTTGACTGGGGGACAGATATGGATAAAGCCACTATGAATATGAGGGAAAAAATAGACCTGATGGAGGATTATTTACCCGATGAGGCCAGTAATCCCCTTATTTTCAAGTTTGATCCCTCGTTGATGCCGGTTATGGAACTTGGGGTTTCCGGTGAAATGGATCTGGCTTCTTTAAAGAAATATATTGATGACAATATCGCACCCCGTCTGGAGAGATTACAGGGGGTTGCTTCAGTTGAATTAATCGGGGGAAAAGAACGGATTATACTGGTATCCCTTGACAGGGATAAGATGAAAAATTATAATGTCGCTTTTACCAGTGTTGTTAATAGTCTTTTAATGGAAAATATAAACCTGTCTGGAGGTTCGGTCAGGAGAGGAAACAGGGAACTCCTTGTCAGGACTACCGGTAAGTTTAAATCCCTTGATGACATTAAAAATATTCTTATTCCTACTTCCAGTGGGAGTGTTCCTTTGAAGGATATAGCCACTGTTAAAGATACCTTCAAAAAGGTCGATAGTAAAGCCAGAATGAATAAAGAACCGGGTGTGGTTTTATTAATTCAAAAACAGACAGATGCCAATACGGTAAAGGTGTCCAGCAGAATAAAAAAGGAATTAGCATCCCTGAAGGAAGAAACCAATGGTAGTCTAACCATAATTCCAATTATGGATCAGGCAGATTATATCGAGAGGTCTATCGGTAATGTGGGATTAAATGCTATAATTGGTGGGATACTGGCGGTGTTAATACTATTCTATTTCTTAAGGAATTTTAGCAGTACTTTAATCATTGCCACTGCTATTCCGGTTTCAGTAATTACCACCTTTTTGTTGATTTACTTTGGGGGTTTAACCCTGAATATGATGACCCTGGGTGGTCTGGCCCTTGGTATCGGTATGCTTGTAGATAATGCCATTGTAGTCCTGGAGAATATATTCAGATATCACCAGGCAGGCCTGGGAAAGGTTAAAGCAGCCAGCCGGGGGAGTACTGAAGTAGGTATGGCCATTACTGCTTCAACCCTGACGACGATTATAGTCTTTTTGCCGATTGTTTATGTAGAGGGGATAGCTTCCCAGTTGTTTAAGGAACTGGCCCTGACTGTAACCTTTTCCTTACTGGCTTCCCTGGCAGTAGCTTTAACCCTGATTCCTATGTTATCATCAAAGATTATAGCATCAGCAAACAACAAAGAAGTATCACGGTTTGAAAAATTCCTTGAAAAAACCAGAGATAAATACCGGGATATGTTAAGGTGGTGCCTGGGGAATAAAAAGAAAGTAGTTCTGGGATTGGTCATTGTCTTTGTGGCCAGTCTAACCTTAATTCCCCTGATCGGGGCCGAATTTATTCCGGAGATGGATCAGGGACAGTTTACCATTACGGCAGAATTACCTCTGGGGACCAGCCTGGACATAACAGATAAGGTTTCAGCAAGAATTGAAGAAGAAGTATTGAAAATTCCTGAAGTCAAGACAATTCTGGCCAGTATAGGAACATCCGGGCAGATGATCACAAGCCCCAGTCCAGAAACTACCTCTATTTATGTCCAGCTAAAGGACCTTTCAAGACGGGAACGCTCTACATCAGAGGTTATGGAGGAATTAAGGGAAAAGCTTGTTTACCCCGGGGTTGATATTAAAATTGAAGCTCTGGATTATATGGCTGCTGGAATGGGTAATAAACCAATATCCATTATGGTTAAGGGTGATGACTTAAACCAGCTTGAAAGACTGGTGAAGCAAATAAAAGAGCAGATGAAGACGGTTCCTGGTGTCAGGGAAATAGAGGATAGTATTACCCGGGGTCGGCCAGAACTCCATATTAATGTAGACCGGGTTCTGGCAGCCCGTTACGGACTACGGGTAAGTCAAGTGGCAACTGCTGTAAAGACTGCAGTTGATGGAAGAACTGTGACCCGGTATGAAGTCGGGGGAGAAGAATTTGATATCAGGGTTAAATTAAAGGATGATGAACTGACAACACCGGAGGAATTAGAAGATTTATTAATTACCTCTTCTGCTGGTTTTAAGGTTCCCCTTAAAGATATAGCCAGTCTGGATATTGAAAAGGGACCTGTTGAAATATTACGGGATGATCAGGTCCGGTATGCCAGTATAACTGCCTCCCTTTTTGGGGTTGATCTGGGTACAACAATGGAAAGAATCCAGAAAAAAATCTCTAATAATGTCAGGTTGCCTGACGGTTATGAAATAGAGTATGGTGGTCAGTTTAAAGAGATGATGAGTTCTTTTGATAGCCTTGCATTTGCTTTTATTCTGGCAGTCGTTTTAGTATATATGGTTCTGGCAGCCCAGTTTGAATCATTTTTATATCCCCTGGTTATAATGTTTACCGTACCCATGTCTATAATCGGGGTAGTGCTTGGACTATTTATAACCCGGAATCATATTTCTGTACCAGCTATAATCGGGGTTATCATGCTGGCTGGAATTGTTGTCAATAACGCTATAGTTCTTGTTGATTATATCAATACCCTGAGGAAGAGAGGGCACTCCCTCAAAGAAGCGATACTGGAAGCAGGACCCGTCAGGTTAAGGCCGGTCTTAATGACAGCTTCAACTACTATCTTAGGATTATTACCACTGGCCCTGGGAATTGGAGAAGGTACTGAAGTTCAGGAACCCATGGCAGTAGTGGTTATTGGGGGTCTTGCTGTATCCACAATTTTAACCCTGTTTATCGTTCCGGTACTCTATTCAGTATTTACTGTGGAAAAAGAAGCATAA
- a CDS encoding FeoA family protein, protein MSTKKVSLNKLKQGETGTVVRLIGGHSFKSKLDALGIREGKKITKIGGMIMKGPVTVKVGNTRIAIGNGMADKIIVEIPE, encoded by the coding sequence TTGTCGACAAAGAAAGTATCCTTGAATAAGTTAAAACAGGGAGAAACAGGAACAGTTGTCCGGTTAATTGGAGGACATAGTTTTAAATCAAAACTGGACGCTCTGGGGATTAGAGAAGGGAAAAAGATAACCAAAATTGGTGGAATGATTATGAAGGGGCCGGTGACAGTTAAGGTAGGAAATACCAGGATTGCTATCGGAAATGGTATGGCTGATAAGATTATTGTTGAGATTCCTGAATAA
- a CDS encoding ferrous iron transporter B, producing the protein MNVLLVGNPNVGKSIIFSRLTGTRVTSSNYPNTTVEFTEGYIKWQEKMVKIIDVPGTYSLKPNNRAEEVAVDMLEKGDLIINVVDATNLERNLNLTLQLLERDIPVIVALNLFEEARHKGITIDVDKLQKLLGVPVIPTEAIKGNGIRDLIKYFDYREVSQRTPLTKGERWKEIGRIVEQVQQIHHRHHTWLDWFDELSIRPLSGIPIAFIILSVLFFIIRFIGEGLITYVTEPFFEIIYKPVVIYIGNLLNEGSFLYNILIGQTINGQIDFEQSFGLLTTALFIPLGAVLPYIVSFYLVLGLLEDSGYLPRLAVLTDNVMHRVGLHGFSVIPMVLAFGCNVPAALAIRSLESRREKFITATLMSIAIPCMSQNAMIVSLLGRYGNRYIFTVFGMLFIVWMMVGLILNKITPGFSTDLLLEIPPLRMPGPATTLKKLWMRFISFLREAVPYVLLGVFLVNILYFSRGFEIITGLFGGLFNTIFGVPDEAVIALLLGFLRKDLAVGMLIPLGLSVKQLVIASTVLVIYFPCAATFFVLIRELGIIDMLKSSMIMIFTTLVVGGFLNLFYHNGGISITGWSLILITFFLIYRYLPQSGGNNIKEDSFKG; encoded by the coding sequence ATGAATGTACTATTAGTAGGTAATCCCAATGTTGGGAAAAGCATAATTTTTTCCAGGTTAACTGGAACCAGGGTGACATCATCAAATTATCCCAATACCACGGTTGAATTTACTGAAGGTTACATTAAATGGCAGGAAAAGATGGTTAAGATAATTGATGTTCCTGGAACTTATTCCCTTAAACCCAACAACAGGGCTGAAGAAGTAGCAGTGGACATGCTTGAAAAAGGTGATTTGATAATCAATGTAGTTGATGCCACAAACCTGGAAAGAAACTTAAACCTGACATTACAGCTGCTCGAAAGGGATATTCCAGTTATAGTTGCCTTAAATCTGTTTGAAGAGGCCCGACACAAGGGTATAACAATAGATGTTGATAAACTGCAAAAACTACTCGGGGTTCCGGTTATCCCCACTGAAGCCATCAAAGGAAATGGAATTCGTGATTTAATAAAATACTTTGATTACCGGGAAGTGTCGCAAAGAACCCCCCTTACAAAAGGGGAACGCTGGAAGGAGATTGGAAGGATAGTAGAACAGGTTCAACAGATCCACCATCGTCATCATACCTGGCTTGATTGGTTTGATGAACTATCAATTAGACCCTTAAGTGGGATTCCAATAGCTTTTATAATTTTGTCAGTTTTATTTTTTATTATAAGGTTTATTGGTGAAGGATTGATAACTTATGTTACTGAACCATTTTTTGAAATTATATATAAACCGGTAGTGATTTACATTGGTAATTTACTTAATGAAGGTAGTTTTTTATATAATATCCTGATAGGACAGACAATAAATGGGCAAATAGATTTTGAACAGTCTTTTGGGCTGTTGACGACAGCCCTGTTTATTCCCCTGGGGGCTGTTTTACCCTATATTGTATCTTTTTATCTGGTACTCGGTTTATTAGAGGATTCCGGTTATTTACCCCGTCTGGCAGTTCTTACTGATAATGTTATGCACCGGGTCGGTTTGCACGGTTTTTCGGTTATTCCCATGGTGCTTGCCTTTGGCTGTAATGTCCCTGCTGCCCTTGCTATCCGTTCCCTTGAAAGCAGACGGGAAAAATTTATTACAGCAACACTGATGAGTATTGCTATTCCCTGTATGTCCCAGAATGCCATGATAGTTAGCCTTCTGGGCAGGTACGGGAACAGGTATATATTTACAGTATTCGGGATGTTATTTATTGTCTGGATGATGGTTGGTTTAATATTAAATAAAATAACGCCAGGGTTCAGTACGGATTTATTACTGGAGATACCCCCTCTGAGAATGCCGGGACCGGCAACTACACTTAAAAAGTTGTGGATGCGTTTTATTAGCTTTTTAAGGGAGGCTGTTCCTTATGTTCTGTTAGGGGTTTTTCTGGTAAATATCCTGTACTTTTCCAGGGGTTTTGAAATAATAACTGGATTGTTTGGGGGATTATTTAATACCATATTTGGTGTCCCTGACGAGGCGGTTATAGCCCTCCTGCTGGGTTTTTTAAGAAAGGATCTGGCTGTTGGAATGCTGATCCCCCTTGGTCTTTCTGTTAAACAGCTGGTTATTGCCAGTACTGTTTTAGTTATTTATTTTCCCTGTGCTGCAACCTTTTTTGTCCTGATCAGGGAACTGGGAATTATTGATATGCTTAAGTCAAGCATGATTATGATATTTACTACTTTAGTTGTCGGAGGCTTTTTAAACCTGTTTTATCATAATGGTGGAATTTCAATAACAGGCTGGTCTTTAATTTTAATAACATTTTTCCTTATTTACAGGTATTTACCTCAATCGGGAGGTAATAATATTAAAGAGGATAGTTTTAAAGGATAA
- a CDS encoding lipoate--protein ligase, whose amino-acid sequence MEFKPEIIYSQSFNPWYNLALEEYLLNGVSDNEVILYLWQNDNTVVVGRNQNAWKECRCKLLEEEGGKLARRLSGGGAVYHDLGNLNFTFLMKDSLYDLKHQLNVILNAVKMAGIEAEFSGRNDLVVQGKKFSGNAFYKAKGSSYHHGTILVNSDFSKLMRYLQVSSDKIRSKGVDSVRARVINLKEVNPDINIEKMKKLMEESFIKAYGDNIETSPEEINPEKLPELDKLYQKYSSWEWRYGRTPEFDIKLVNRFDWGGIELNLALKNGVITESTIYSDAMESDLIRKIASSLKGVPFRFGDINNRLTGLKEEEGKNIIDDLLTWLKNKIS is encoded by the coding sequence ATGGAGTTTAAACCAGAGATAATCTATTCACAATCATTTAATCCCTGGTATAATCTGGCCCTTGAGGAATATCTCCTAAATGGGGTTAGTGACAATGAGGTCATTCTTTACCTCTGGCAGAATGATAATACGGTTGTAGTTGGCCGTAATCAGAATGCCTGGAAGGAATGTCGTTGTAAACTATTAGAAGAAGAGGGGGGTAAACTGGCCCGCCGGCTGTCCGGTGGTGGGGCTGTTTATCATGACCTGGGGAATTTAAATTTTACATTTTTAATGAAAGACAGCTTATATGACCTTAAACACCAGTTAAATGTTATCTTAAATGCAGTCAAGATGGCCGGTATTGAGGCAGAATTTTCGGGCCGGAATGACCTCGTTGTTCAGGGGAAGAAATTTTCAGGTAATGCTTTTTATAAAGCTAAAGGCTCTTCATATCACCATGGTACAATTCTGGTAAATTCTGATTTTAGTAAACTGATGAGGTATCTTCAGGTTTCCAGTGACAAGATAAGATCCAAAGGAGTTGATTCTGTAAGGGCCCGGGTAATTAATCTAAAGGAAGTAAACCCCGATATAAATATTGAAAAAATGAAAAAATTAATGGAAGAAAGTTTTATAAAGGCCTATGGTGACAATATAGAAACCAGTCCGGAGGAGATAAACCCTGAAAAGCTACCAGAACTGGATAAGTTATACCAGAAGTATTCTTCCTGGGAATGGAGGTATGGAAGAACCCCGGAATTTGATATAAAATTGGTCAACAGGTTTGACTGGGGAGGTATTGAACTGAACCTTGCCCTTAAAAATGGTGTCATAACGGAGTCAACTATTTATTCAGATGCTATGGAGTCTGACCTTATTCGCAAAATTGCTTCATCACTAAAGGGAGTTCCCTTCAGGTTTGGCGATATAAATAATAGGTTAACAGGACTAAAGGAAGAAGAAGGAAAAAATATTATTGATGATTTATTAACATGGCTTAAAAATAAGATTAGTTAA
- a CDS encoding ferritin family protein translates to MNSNFEPQQVFNPPLEITLELISRAVAGETTDRRFYRYLLNAAPNEKERAIISGIREDELRHYELFRQIYRDITGRNPVPLGDDEFEEPENYLAGIEEAKLGEIETAAKYRQIYYGLRTREHRDKLFEIITDELRHADLYDYLYTRNFLNF, encoded by the coding sequence ATGAATAGTAACTTTGAACCACAACAGGTCTTTAACCCCCCTCTGGAAATAACCCTGGAATTAATCAGTCGGGCTGTTGCCGGAGAAACCACTGACAGGAGATTTTATCGATACCTATTAAATGCTGCCCCCAATGAAAAGGAAAGGGCGATTATTTCCGGGATCAGGGAGGATGAATTAAGGCATTATGAACTTTTCCGTCAGATTTACAGGGATATAACCGGTAGAAATCCCGTTCCCCTGGGTGATGATGAATTTGAAGAACCAGAAAACTATCTGGCCGGAATTGAAGAAGCCAAACTTGGAGAAATAGAAACAGCAGCCAAATACCGACAGATTTATTATGGACTTAGAACCCGGGAGCACCGGGATAAACTCTTTGAAATAATAACAGATGAATTACGTCATGCCGACCTTTATGATTACCTATATACCCGGAACTTTTTAAACTTTTAA
- a CDS encoding KdsC family phosphatase, producing MDKTIVEKAARINLIITDVDGVLTDGRIVLGNNGEEFKFFHVQDGQGIKRAQKAGLKVAIITGRISKAVDRRAKELNIGEVYQGVNDKLIIYKKLCNKYNLKNEEVAYIGDDIADLDVLKEVGFACSVKNGVSAVKEMVDYVTDREGGRGAVREVIDLILEARSNPV from the coding sequence ATGGATAAAACTATTGTAGAAAAGGCTGCCCGGATTAATTTGATAATCACAGATGTTGATGGAGTTTTAACCGATGGGAGGATTGTTCTCGGTAACAATGGTGAAGAATTTAAATTTTTTCATGTTCAGGATGGACAGGGTATAAAAAGGGCCCAGAAGGCCGGGCTTAAAGTTGCCATTATTACCGGAAGGATATCTAAAGCTGTAGACAGGCGGGCCAAGGAGCTTAACATCGGTGAGGTTTATCAGGGAGTAAATGATAAATTAATTATTTATAAAAAGCTGTGTAACAAATATAACTTAAAGAATGAAGAGGTTGCTTACATAGGCGATGATATTGCGGACCTGGATGTCTTAAAAGAAGTCGGTTTTGCCTGTTCAGTGAAAAATGGGGTCAGTGCAGTAAAAGAAATGGTAGATTATGTTACTGACAGGGAAGGGGGCCGCGGGGCTGTCCGTGAAGTTATTGACCTTATCCTGGAAGCCAGATCAAATCCTGTCTGA
- a CDS encoding DNA-methyltransferase has protein sequence MNDSSTCNDNNINNYKIIRLKHKSNLHSSEIKAIDYINKFFNQDNFYIEVNPGSVKIYLKKLDMKKLGRLIKEINDTSPFLLKIYRTIKNIKSYVIENNKRVYVDYNREKKVKNRKKKERNRQKYFYARNHNFNVINQPLPEKYINKIICGDSEQILKEIPDNSIDLILTSPPYNFGLDYKDSRDGYYWKSYFSKLFSIFKECIRILKYGGRIIINVQPLFSDYIPTHHLISNFFIKNKMIWKGEILWEKNNYNCKYTAWGSWKSPSSPYLKYTWEFLEIFAKGSLKKKGDKKNIDITGEEFKEWVSARWSIAPVRNMKKYQHPAVFPEELVYRVLKLFSYKGDVILDPFNGTGTTTAVAHRLKRNYLGIDISPDYCNTARGRLNP, from the coding sequence ATGAATGACAGTAGTACCTGTAATGACAATAATATTAACAATTATAAAATAATCAGGTTAAAACATAAATCTAATTTGCACTCTTCAGAAATTAAAGCCATTGACTATATAAATAAATTCTTTAACCAGGATAACTTCTACATTGAGGTAAATCCCGGCTCCGTAAAGATTTATTTAAAAAAACTCGACATGAAAAAGCTGGGTCGGTTAATTAAAGAAATAAACGATACCAGTCCTTTTCTTCTCAAAATATACCGTACTATAAAAAATATAAAAAGCTATGTCATTGAAAATAACAAAAGGGTTTATGTAGACTATAACAGAGAAAAAAAAGTTAAAAACAGAAAGAAAAAGGAAAGAAACAGGCAAAAATATTTTTATGCCAGAAATCATAATTTTAATGTCATTAATCAACCATTACCTGAAAAATATATAAATAAAATTATCTGTGGTGACAGTGAACAAATACTTAAAGAAATACCTGATAACAGTATAGATCTCATTCTTACTTCCCCGCCATATAACTTTGGACTTGATTACAAAGATTCACGGGATGGCTATTACTGGAAAAGTTATTTTAGTAAGTTGTTTTCCATTTTTAAGGAATGTATCAGAATTCTCAAATATGGCGGCCGGATAATCATCAACGTCCAGCCCCTCTTTTCAGATTATATCCCCACCCACCACCTGATCAGCAACTTTTTTATAAAAAATAAGATGATCTGGAAGGGAGAAATCCTCTGGGAAAAAAATAACTACAACTGCAAATATACAGCCTGGGGTAGCTGGAAAAGCCCCTCAAGTCCTTATTTAAAATACACCTGGGAGTTTTTAGAGATCTTTGCAAAGGGTAGTTTAAAGAAAAAAGGAGATAAAAAAAATATTGATATTACAGGAGAGGAATTTAAAGAATGGGTTTCGGCCAGGTGGTCGATTGCCCCGGTCCGTAATATGAAAAAATACCAGCACCCGGCAGTATTCCCCGAGGAACTGGTTTATAGAGTCCTGAAGTTATTCAGTTATAAGGGTGACGTTATCCTCGATCCCTTTAACGGAACAGGAACCACTACAGCAGTCGCCCACAGACTTAAAAGGAATTATCTGGGGATTGATATCTCACCTGATTACTGTAATACAGCCCGTGGCCGTCTTAATCCATAG
- a CDS encoding amino acid permease, with the protein MPENKHGLTSSRLTLLALGTVVGGSFFLGSAIAIKNAGPSIIISYLLGGALVYVILYSLSEMTTSDPTAGSFRNYCENMYGPMAGFVVGWLYWTGLVLAMSSEAIAVSAFLKKWFPQVSLPALGAVTIIAVTIINLLGVEKLSTLESGLAVVKLLAIVGFIVLALFLVAGLLPGRSPIGAGELLNEPLFPRGLAGIAGSMLIVIFTYARFEIIGLASSETINPHKTIPRAITYTVAGLVGLYTLAIIFLLPLIPTARLSEEVSPLVAALTRSGLGWAGDVINIVLITAILSTMLAATFGIARMLRSLADEGHAPGFLRDKGDIPYRGIIFSGLSMLTALVLGFILPRRIYLFLVSSGGFAFLFVYLVILATHYKFRKIYGCPDEGKCRVPAYPYTTITSSIGLLLIILSMPLIPGQGSGLYAGLILVSVYTGIYIIKEPEKARQFFTGINLNLSHKNVLTEFSDEIIPEDKLNGKEDSGGKNNE; encoded by the coding sequence ATGCCCGAAAATAAACACGGACTAACATCTTCCCGGCTAACCCTGCTTGCTCTGGGAACAGTAGTCGGGGGCTCCTTTTTTCTGGGGTCAGCTATTGCCATTAAAAATGCAGGACCCTCAATCATAATCTCCTACCTTCTGGGTGGCGCCCTGGTCTATGTAATTTTATATTCCCTGTCTGAAATGACTACCAGTGATCCCACAGCCGGTTCCTTCCGAAACTACTGTGAGAATATGTATGGACCCATGGCTGGGTTTGTAGTAGGCTGGTTATACTGGACAGGTCTCGTTCTGGCCATGTCCAGCGAAGCCATTGCTGTTTCGGCTTTTTTAAAAAAATGGTTTCCCCAGGTATCCCTCCCTGCTTTAGGAGCAGTAACTATTATCGCAGTTACCATTATAAATTTACTCGGAGTTGAAAAACTGAGCACCCTGGAAAGTGGCCTCGCTGTTGTTAAGTTGCTGGCTATTGTCGGTTTCATTGTCCTGGCCTTATTTCTGGTTGCCGGTTTATTACCCGGCCGTTCCCCCATCGGGGCCGGAGAATTACTCAATGAACCCCTGTTTCCCCGGGGGCTGGCCGGAATTGCTGGTAGTATGCTCATAGTCATATTTACCTATGCTAGATTTGAAATTATTGGACTTGCTTCCAGTGAGACCATAAATCCCCATAAAACAATTCCCAGGGCGATAACATATACCGTAGCAGGACTGGTCGGTTTATATACCCTGGCCATAATCTTTTTGCTCCCCCTTATTCCCACTGCCCGGTTATCGGAAGAAGTAAGCCCCCTGGTCGCAGCCCTGACAAGAAGTGGCCTGGGATGGGCCGGTGATGTTATAAATATCGTCCTCATAACAGCTATTTTATCAACTATGTTAGCTGCTACCTTCGGTATTGCAAGGATGCTTCGTTCACTGGCCGATGAAGGCCATGCCCCTGGTTTTTTAAGGGATAAGGGTGATATCCCTTACCGTGGGATTATCTTTTCCGGGCTTTCTATGCTAACAGCCCTGGTTTTAGGTTTTATTCTGCCCCGGAGGATTTACCTCTTTCTTGTCAGTTCGGGTGGATTTGCCTTCCTCTTTGTCTACCTGGTTATTCTGGCTACCCACTATAAATTCAGGAAAATATACGGATGTCCCGATGAAGGTAAATGCCGTGTACCCGCTTACCCTTACACTACTATTACCTCCTCGATAGGACTTTTATTAATCATACTAAGCATGCCTTTAATCCCGGGGCAGGGCTCAGGATTATATGCCGGGCTGATTCTTGTTTCCGTATATACAGGAATATATATAATAAAAGAGCCTGAGAAGGCCCGACAGTTTTTTACCGGAATTAACTTAAACTTATCACATAAAAATGTATTGACTGAGTTCTCAGATGAAATAATACCTGAAGATAAATTAAATGGGAAGGAAGATAGCGGGGGGAAAAACAATGAATGA